The following proteins are co-located in the Triticum aestivum cultivar Chinese Spring chromosome 1A, IWGSC CS RefSeq v2.1, whole genome shotgun sequence genome:
- the LOC123120005 gene encoding putative GEM-like protein 8: protein MEGFSQKHVIGIPLPSFAYADEKTQGKPSCSSLVRNKDKKNSIVYRMSKLSQKTDTYMQGFKEHLALGPKISETVKGKLSLGVKVLQAGSMDKVFRQYFRVEKEEKLLKAFQCYLSTTAGPIAGMLFISTEKIAFHSDRPLDLKSPKGRIARVPYKVMIPAKRIKSAAVRENLYNPDEKYIDVVTVDGFDFWFMGFISYTKSLKYLQRVISEMR from the exons ATGGAGGGTTTCAGCCAGAAGCATGTCATTGGAATTCCTCTGCCTTCCTTTGCATATGCTGACGAGAAAACACAAGGAAAACCATCATGTTCTTCTTTGGTTCGCAACAAGG ACAAAAAGAATTCCATCGTTTATCGGATGAGCAAGCTAAGCCAGAAAACAGATACTTACATGCAGGGCTTCAAGGAACACT TAGCACTTGGACCGAAAATTTCGGAAACTGTGAAAGGGAAACTGAGCTTAGGTGTGAAGGTTCTCCAAGCTGGTAGCATGGACAAGGTCTTCAGGCAATACTTCCGAGTCGAGAAAGAAGAGAAGCTACTGAAGGCTTTCCAGTGTTATCTCTCAACCACAGCCGGCCCAATAGCTGGAATGCTTTTCATCTCGACTGAGAAGATTGCCTTCCATAGTGACAGGCCTTTGGATTTAAAATCGCCCAAGGGCCGCATCGCAAGGGTGCCCTACAAG GTCATGATTCCTGCAAAGAGGATCAAGAGTGCTGCCGTGAGGGAAAATTTGTATAATCCCGATGAGAAGTACATCGATGTAGTTACTGTTGACGGCTTCGATTTTTGGTTTATGGGTTTCATCAGTTACACAAAATCACTGAAATATCTTCAGCGTGTAATTTCGGAGATGAGATGA
- the LOC123120073 gene encoding uncharacterized protein, with the protein MLPPAPSLQRHDCAPVGAQPPTARLCSRRRRPPAAGWRVLQRPCRSSGGSWRPATQWRGSSSNVVVVPARRSFTRHCWSTALNIKGKQGETYMRVQELLDMKLRTKPVDMKLLQLCVRVVGACVQAKSSCWSSPCPGPPCWRGRPTVPARTPQRWSFPRSAAPCSPRPAAMLAALTVPCRAAVALPCLTHPPCCPARACPRWSSCARRLHSVARPPASPRARPELLEQVVAPARRRGAPRTSSRGCNLSWPWSTCTPVRAILPAKCSRKCRDGHAKNVSTSCWAHMPTQIKKRMQTGGRATQTNKKQTKSVFVWVTPLELLLLYNLRPSHSMTI; encoded by the exons ATGCTCCCGCCGGCGCCCAGCCTCCAGCGACATGACTGTGCTCCCGTCGGCGCCCAGCCTCCAACGGCGCGGCTgtgctcccgccgccgccgacctccagcAGCGGGGTGGCGCGTCCTCCAACGGCCCTGTCGGAGTTCGGGCGGGTCGTGGAGGCCAGCGACGCAGTGGCGCGGATCCAGCAGCAACGTCGTGGTTGTCCCGGCGAGGAGGTCGTTCACCAG GCACTGCTGGAGCACGGCCCTGAACATAAAAGGCAAGCAAGGTGAGACGTACATGCGCGTACAGGAGCTCCTTGACATGAAGCTGCGCACGAAGCCTGTTGACATGAAGCTGCTCCAGCTCTGCGTGCGCGTGGTCGGGGCGTGTGTTCAAGCCAAGTCTTCGTGTTGGAGCTCGCCATGCCCAGGCCCGCCATGCTGGCGCGGCCGGCCTACCGTCCCCGCTCGCACGCCTCAGCGTTGGAGCTTTCCGCGCTCGGCCGCGCCATGTTCGCCGCGCCCGGCCGCCATGCTTGCCGCGCTCACCGTGCCGTGCCGAGCCGCGGTCGCCCTGCCTTGTCTCACACACCCGCCGTGCTGCCCTGCTCGCGCGTGTCCGCGTTGGAGCTCGTGCGCCCGCCGCCTCCACTCTGTAGCTCGACCGCCGGCTTCGCCTCGTGCCCGGCCGGAGCTGCTCGAGCAGGTGGTCGCACCCGCCAGGCGCAGAGGCGCACCTCGTACGAGCTCGCGTGGCTGCAACTTGTCCTGGCCATGGTCAACGTGCACCCCAGTGCGAGCTATCCTGCCTGCTAAGTGTTCGAGGAAATGCCGAGACGGACATGCAAAAAATGTGTCCACCTCTTGTTGGGCACACATGCCAACCCAAATAAAAAAGAGGATGCAGACAGGCGGACGGGCGACCCAAACGAACAAAAAACAGACAAAATCGGTGTTCGTTTGGGTCactccgttggagttgctcttattgtACAATCTCAGACCATCTCACAGTATGACTATATAA